The DNA sequence CTCAGGTGCTAGTATTTTTACTCAGGATCTTGAGGTGGAGAAGCAGGAGAGACAAGGTGGAGAGAAAGGCATGCTCCTGGGTGGGAGCCCACTGCCTGGCATTTTGCCTGATCTTCTGGGCACAAGGCCTCCAGCCCTCAGCTTCATTCCTGGGCAGAGCCTGTCCCTCCCTGTACAGCTGCCTTAAACCGGAGAACTCCCAACACTGCAGCTCCTCAATAATTaaagagcaggaaagctggtgacaGTAGGGAGATCAGAGAAGGGAGGGCCAGTGTCCCGGTAGTCTTGGTTCCTCACTTAAAGGTTGGTGAAATTAACATGACAAAATGACCTCGCTGAGAGAATTTGGCAAGTCTGTGACTGCTTCCTCCGCTGGCTGGGAGAGGACCTCTGAAGAAGCCTCTGGAATGCCAGCTTCCGGGAGCTTTGGCAggataggggaagggagggagctgCTTACCGGGAGCTGCTGGTTTACCCTACCCGCCTTGGTGTGTCTGCGAGCTGTGTGGCCGTTTCTGCGAATGTGAGCGGCAGGTGGCATCGGAGAGTCAGACCTGCCTGCAGGCACGGAGGAGATTCTCAGGGTCGGGAGCGAGGGAAAGGCCGCAGAAACATGAGAAAGTGTCACTTGCAGCCCAGATGGGAGGAAAGAAAACCCCAAGGTCACGGTTCCCGAGGCTGAGCGGGCGCCCAGCCTTGGCATCCAGGGCCCGGGACTGAGTCCCAGGAACCGTCGACACCTCGGAGCAGCCCAAAGCCGGACACGGCAAAGCGGGAGTGGCAGTTCCCGGGACCTTGGGCGGCAGTCGCGCGCTTCTCCGACCCAGCGCGGGGCCCTCCGGCGGGAATGCACCGAGCCAGGACGCGGTGGCGGGTAGGGGGCTGGGTGGCGCGGGAGAGCGCGGCAGAAGGAGGGAGTTCGGAGAGAGTTGCAGCCAGAGACAGCAGCTCGGGCCCGCGGTCTCCTTGGCGACGTGCGGGCCAATGGCAGCAGCGGAAGCTGTTTATGGGGGCGGGGCGTCGCCATGGCAGCAGGCGAAGCCTTCTGAGCGGCTACTTAATGCCGGTCCCCAGGCCGAGGGCACTCAGAGAAGCGCCGTCGGGCGGGGGGGGCGACGAGGGGCGCTGGCGTGGCCCTCGAGCTGAGGGCAGAGAACCGCGGGGAGTGGAAGGAACTTCTTCCAGAACTTTCTTCTGGCCCGGCTGCGCTCTGTGCCAGGTAAGGGACCGGGAGGGCTGCGGACCACGGGAAGAGAGGGCGTCGGTTCTAACCTGTTCTCCCACCGGTCCCCGACAGAAATGGGAGGAACAAGGACTGACATTCGAGGAGTTTCGGGGAACGTGCTCCCGCCCTCTCCCCCATAACTCTGTCCTATTCCCATACTTTACCAGGACCCCTCATCCTAATATCTCCTTTAAGGATCAGACGACCTCCCTCGCCCTCGCCCCGTCGTACAACCGTCCCAGACTTCTCGCCCCGCTTCCATTTTTGTTGCAGAGGGAGGGGTCCTGATTTCCTGTTCTGCAGGAGAAAGGGATAGACTCGGCTGCTCGATCCTCGACCCTCTTCCCTCGTGTGGCCAATAAAACCTCGAAGGGCACAAGGACGGTGGGGGCGGAGCGGCGGGGGGGGTCAGACCGAGGACACTGCGTGTTTCTCGGAACCCCCCCGGCGGGGACGAATGTGGAACAGGTTCCCCTTTCACGCCACCCCGTCTCTTTGGGGGTGCGGGAAGAGTGCTCAGCTCCTGCCGTGTCCCGCAGGCCGCGCATTCGTATTCGGAGGAGGCGACCCCCGGGTCGCGGAATGGAAGTGCGAGTCGGGGAGGCTGTGTAACTGGAGCCGCGGGAGCCAGCGGGCGGAGAGCGTGGCGGGCCACCCGGCTCCGGCCGTGGATGTTGACCGCCCCCTCGGAGAGTCCCCGCAGACATGGCGGAGAGCTGGCTGCGCCTCTCGGGAGCAGGGTCGGCGGAGGAGGCTGGTGCGGATCGCAGCCTGGAGGAGCCCGACGCCCTGGATGACAGCCTGACCAGCCTGCAGTGGCTGCAGGAATTCTCCATCCTCAACGCCAAGGCTCCCACCCTGCCCCCGGGGGGCACCGACCCCCACGGCTACCACCAGGTGCCAGGCTCGGTGGCGCCCGGGTCCCCCTTGGCGGCAGACCCCGCCTGCCTGGGGCAGCCGCACACACCTGGCAAACCCACATCGTCGTGCACGTCGCGGAGCGCGCCCCCGGGGCTGCAGGCCCCGCCCCCCGACGACGTGGACTACACCACCAACCCGCACGTAAAGCCGCCTTACTCGTATGCCACTCTCATTTGCATGGCCATGCAGGCCAGCAAGGCCACCAAGATCACCCTGTCGGCCATCTACAAGTGGATCACGGACAACTTCTGCTACTTCCGCCATGCTGATCCCACCTGGCAGGTAGGGGAGGCACGGGCTGTGgccgctccctccctccctactccCTCCTCCAGCCCTGCACCGGACTCTTCCCACATCTGCAAGGCCAAGGACCCCTTGGGAGGCAGCTGCCAAGGTTCTCGAAGGAGCCCAGTTCTTGGAACTGCCCCTCCTTTGACTTGCAGAGAGGCAGGGAAGACACGAGCACAGAGGGTTTTACGGGTGGTGCAGACGTTGAAGGGAAGGAACTCACTCATCCAGCAGGCCCAGTGTGGTCTCCTGGGGAGGTGATAGACTGGGAGCAGATTCTTGTCCcaagtcctagaattcctagacAAACTGCACCAGGACAGTTTGTCAGCGCCAGACTCAGAAATGGAAGAGAGGTGGCTTCCCTGCCAGGCTCTGCCATCCTGGCCCTTTGCAGTTGGTtggagaggagagcaggggtgtgAAGCTCTGTTGCTCTAGTGGAGGGTGAGGGAGCATTCCCAAAGTCGGTCTCAGCCCCACTTCAACCCATACCCAGTTTCCTGCCTCCACTCCCCCTTCCTTGGCAGCCAGCCTCCCTGGGGGGACAATTACCTGAGCCAGGTGCTTTCCACAGGGGCTCTGCCTGCTGCTCTGGGTTCATGTTCCAAGTCTCGGGAACCTGGCACAGAGCAGCCAAGGGGCCCAGGCCACGGTGTAAACATGCCAGCCTTGCTGGGGGTGCTGTCCACCCACCTGCCCTGCTGTCCCAGCCTGGACCCCTGACCTCCAGCATTGTTTGGATAAAATTAAGCACCTAAGAACGCATAGGGCAGGAGGATGGTGGGTTTGAGGCTGAGTAGACATGACCCTCAGAGTCTTTGATGAACAGGATCCAGGGCTAGTTGGAGGCAGAGGCCTAAGGATACCCACTCTTAACCAGGGCACCCAAAGAACCCAAAGTCCCAAATCATTCTAAATGACCCAGGCTCTGGGTTAGAAGACCCCCACATACTCCCACCCCTAGGCCTGTGCAGCTCTGGCCCCCAGTCATTTACTGAGCCCTATGCTCTTGGCTGGGTAATAATCAACTGAGCCTGGGGTTGGAAGAGAGTGCTATGGGGGGTGAAGGCGCAGGCCAGCagctgtctcaacaaacaaggaGTCACCAGactcccccaccccacatccctacacatgcacacgcacacgcgcacacacacacgcacacacacacacacaacccttgGTCACCCAACCCCCTCCCCTGACCTATTCACTCACTTCACAAACAGAGCGCCAGCCAGGCAGAGGGAGATGGCAGTCCAGGCCGTGGGGGAGCCTAGGGCTTTGGCCAGGAACCACAAGCAACAGGATAAGGGAGGGAGGGCAAGCGACTGGGGTGGCACTGAGAGCCACCCTGCAGCTCAAAGCTCGGATGACTGAGCAGGCAGATATCCCAGCAACAGAGAACAAAAGCCCCCGACAGCACTCCAGGCTCCCGGTGCCCTGTGGCTGGTGTCCCAGAGCTGCAGCCGCCTGGTCAGGGCAGCGGGTCTGTCTTCTCCCCGTTGGAGAGAAGGTGGGGGGACAGCTTGCAGGAGCACTGGGTGCCACTCCATTACCATAGTCCCCTGTCTAACAGTTCTTTTTCTCTCGCTTTCTCCCGATGCCCAGAATTCCATCCGCCACAACCTGTCCTTGAACAAGTGCTTCATCAAAGTGCCTCGGGAGAAGGATGAACCAGGCAAGGGGGGCTTCTGGCGCATCGACCCCCAGTACGCTGAGCGGCTGCTGAGCGGGGCCTTCAAGAAGCGGCGGCTGCCCCCGGTCCACATCCACCCTGCCTTTGCCCGCCAGGCCGCACAGGAGCCCAGCACTGCCCCCTGGGCCCGGCCACTGACGGTGAACACCGAGGCCCAGCAGCTGCTGAAAGAGTTTGAGGAGGCCACAGGGGAGGCGGGCTGGGGGGCAGGCGAGGGCAGGCTCGGGCATAAGCGCAAACAGCCCTTGCCCAAGCGGGTGGCCAAGGTCCTACGGCCCTCCAGCACCCTGCTGCTGACCCAGGAGGAGCAGGGTGAGCTGGAACCCCTCAAAGGCAACTTTGACTGGGAGGCCATCTTCGAGGCTGGCACTCTGGGCGGGGAGCTGAGCACACTGGAGGCCCTGGAGCTAAGTCCACCGCTGAGCCCTGCCTCACATGGCGATGTGGACCTCACGGTCCACGGCCACCACATCGACTGCCCTGCTACCTGGGGTCCTCCAGTGGAGCAGGCTGCTGACAGCCTGGACTTCGACGAGACCTTCCTGGCCACATCCTTCCTACAGCATCCATGGGAGGAGAGTGGTAGTGGCTGCCTGCCCCCAGAGCCCCTCTTTGAGGCTGGGGATGCCACTCTGGCCGCTGACCTGCAGGACTGGGCCAGTGTGGGTGCCTTCTTGTAAGAGGCCAGACCCTGCCCCACCTCCAGACAGTGCCCAACTCAGGGCCCAGACTGCCCCCCAACACAGGCCCATGGATACCCCACCTCCCAGGCAGGGGCTGGGCCAGGTCTCCTGAGGCTGGCTTCATGAGACCACACTGCTGCCAGCCTGGGATGTCCTCAGATTCAAGCCCAGGAGGCTGAGAACTTGGGGTCCAGGACCAGAATTGCTGCCTCCCCCATCAGcccccacatacacacagtgTTTCATTCACCCGCATGTCTCCACCCCAGGAACAGGGTAAACGGCCCTGCACCTTGCGAGCTGAGGGCTGGAGGAGCCCAGCCGGGCTGGGGAGGAACAGAACAGGGCCCTCCCTAGAGCACCTTCGCTTTGCCACCTCACCCACTCCCTCCTGCTTCCCCAGGTCTCAATCCAGAGAAAGTTCCCAAGTACAACAAATGCTAATTAGGTGACAGCAAATTAACCCCCTAGAGGCCTCTCCTGGCAGAACCTCCCCTGGGGCCAGGGCTGCAGTAGTAGAGAGGAACGTGGCTGGTGAtggactgggggaggggagcagagaggaggcagaaatgaggTGGGGGCGCCAAGGGGGGCAGTATGTTCTCTAGGGCTTCTGGGATCTTCAACTGGCTGCATCCCCAGGGGTGGGGCTGAGGATGCAAATCCCTTATCTTTGACCCCGATTTAAGATTGGCAGGAAGTTGGGGGTTTTGGGGGGGGTTGGGCAGGGGTAGCCAAGCTGCAGGGAGGTGGGGGGGACCGACAGACTAATGTAGTGAGTGTAGTGTAGCTGAGACTTAACTGGGAGGGACACCCAGCTTGCTGGAACCACCAGGACCAGGAAAGGGGCAGCCCCATGCCCCTGCCTGCACTTGGGGGATGGGGTCTCGCTCTACCCTGATCCCTGAGGATGCCACCTGTATCCACCCTCCACATGGGGCAACTTTAACATTTTTCATGAAAAGttatttacaataaaaaatttttaaaaataaaattttgaaaaatcaacATGGTCTTCAGAGCTTTCTTCTGAAAAGGCAAGAGTCTGTTTTGGGGGGGTGAGGTGAAGCACTTCTTGATGCTGAGGGAGAATGGCCTGGAAGAAGATGGGGGAGCAGTGAGGGCC is a window from the Castor canadensis chromosome 11, mCasCan1.hap1v2, whole genome shotgun sequence genome containing:
- the Foxj1 gene encoding forkhead box protein J1; translated protein: MAESWLRLSGAGSAEEAGADRSLEEPDALDDSLTSLQWLQEFSILNAKAPTLPPGGTDPHGYHQVPGSVAPGSPLAADPACLGQPHTPGKPTSSCTSRSAPPGLQAPPPDDVDYTTNPHVKPPYSYATLICMAMQASKATKITLSAIYKWITDNFCYFRHADPTWQNSIRHNLSLNKCFIKVPREKDEPGKGGFWRIDPQYAERLLSGAFKKRRLPPVHIHPAFARQAAQEPSTAPWARPLTVNTEAQQLLKEFEEATGEAGWGAGEGRLGHKRKQPLPKRVAKVLRPSSTLLLTQEEQGELEPLKGNFDWEAIFEAGTLGGELSTLEALELSPPLSPASHGDVDLTVHGHHIDCPATWGPPVEQAADSLDFDETFLATSFLQHPWEESGSGCLPPEPLFEAGDATLAADLQDWASVGAFL